The following proteins are co-located in the Eleginops maclovinus isolate JMC-PN-2008 ecotype Puerto Natales chromosome 23, JC_Emac_rtc_rv5, whole genome shotgun sequence genome:
- the LOC134860333 gene encoding histone H4 translates to MSGRGKGGKGLGKGGAKRHRKVLRDNIQGITKPAIRRLARRGGVKRISGLIYEETRGVLKVFLENVIRDAVTYTEHAKRKTVTAMDVVYALKRQGRTLYGFGG, encoded by the coding sequence ATGAGCGGAAGAGGCAAGGGAGGAAAAGGACTCGGCAAAGGAGGCGCCAAGCGTCACCGCAAAGTTCTCCGTGATAACATTCAGGGGATCACCAAGCCTGCAATCCGCCGTCTGGCTCGCCGTGGTGGAGTGAAGCGCATCTCCGGTCTAATCTACGAGGAGACCCGCGGTGTGCTGAAGGTCTTCCTGGAGAATGTGATCCGTGATGCCGTCACCTACACCGAGCACGCCAAGAGAAAGACCGTCACTGCCATGGATGTGGTGTATGCCCTGAAGAGGCAGGGCCGCACTCTGTACGGATTCGGAGGTTAA
- the LOC134860331 gene encoding histone H2B 1.2-like, with product MPEVASVKAPKKGSKKAVSKSVSKTGKKRRKSRKESYAIYVYKVMKQVHPDTGISSKAMGIMNCFVSDIFERIAGEASRLAHYNKRSTITSREIQTAVRLLLPGELAKHAVSEGTKAVTKYTSSK from the coding sequence ATGCCTGAAGTAGCCTCCGTCAAAGCGCCGAAGAAGGGCTCAAAGAAAGCCGTCTCCAAGAGCGTCAGCAAGACCGgcaaaaagaggagaaagtCCAGGAAGGAAAGCTACGCCATCTACGTCTACAAGGTGATGAAGCAGGTCCACCCCGACACCGGCATCTCCTCCAAAGCTATGGGCATCATGAACTGCTTCGTGAGTGACATCTTTGAGCGCATCGCTGGTGAGGCTTCTCGTCTGGCTCACTACAACAAGCGCTCCACCATCACCTCCAGGGAGATCCAGACCGCTGTCCGCCTGCTGCTGCCCGGAGAGCTGGCCAAACACGCCGTGTCTGAGGGCACCAAGGCTGTGACCAAGTACACCAGCTCCAAGTAA
- the LOC134859376 gene encoding histone H2A-like, translating into MSGRGKTGGKSRAKAKTRSSRAGLQFPVGRVHRHLRKGNYAQRVGAGAPVYLAAVLEYLTAEILELAGNAARDNKKTRIIPRHLQLAVRNDEELNKLLGGVTIAQGGVLPNIQAVLLPKKTEKAAKK; encoded by the coding sequence ATGAGTGGAAGAGGCAAAACCGGCGGAAAATCCCgagcaaaggctaaaacccgCTCCTCCCGTGCCGGGCTCCAGTTCCCTGTCGGTCGTGTCCACCGACATCTGAGGAAGGGTAACTATGCCCAGCGCGTCGGTGCCGGAGCCCCTGTCTACCTGGCAGCCGTGCTGGAGTACCTCACCGCTGAGATCCTGGAGCTGGCTGGAAACGCTGCCCGCGACAACAAGAAGACTCGTATCATCCCCCGTCACCTGCAGCTGGCTGTCCGCAACGACGAGGAGCTCAACAAACTGCTGGGAGGAGTGACCATCGCTCAGGGCGGTGTGCTGCCCAACATCCAGGCTGTGCTGCTGCCCAAGAAGACCGAGAAGGCTGCCAAGAAGTAA